The genomic segment CGCTGCCGACCCTGCGCAGCAAGCTGGTCTCCGAGCTGATCGCCGGCGGCGGACCGGACCGGGACGAGCTCGCGAAGACTGCGGCGGAGCTCGGCGTGACCTGCAGCCGCTGCGCCGTCGTCATCGTCCGTTCGAAGCGAGCTTCGGGCGCCGCGCGGGGGGACGGCAGCCAGCGCATCGACCCGCGCCTGCGGGACGAGGTGGCTGCGCTTGCGAGGGCGGCCGCGGACAAACGCGACTTCGAGACGATCGACGGCGGGGTGCGCGACGACCTCGCACTGGCCTGCCTGTTCCCGAAGCCGCTCACGCCGCGGGAGCTGCGGATGAAGCTGCAGAGCTTCTGCCACGACCTGGTCGAGCTGGCCAGGGAGCGCCGAGGCTTGTCGTGCTGCATGGCGGTAAGCCAGGCGTACAAGCGGCTGGAGGAGCTCGGGGAGGCGTTCGCCGAAGCCTCGGCGCTGATGGAGACGAGCTTCTTTCGCACCGAAGAGCCTGTGCTGCTGCCCGCACCCGACGAGTCCGGGACGGAAAGCGGCCGGTTCGCGATCGTACGGGACCTGGAGACGTTTAACCGGATGCTGGAGCAGTCGACGGCCGAGGAGATGGGCGGCCACCTGGAGCGGTTTTTAGAGCGCGTCCAGCTGTACAGCGAGGGCAATATCCGGGTCGCGAAGGGCTTGCTGTCCGAAATCTGCCTGGCTGCCGCTCGTTACTACTATCGGACGACGGGGGACGAGCTCGGCTTCGGCAAGAGCATCGACGAGATGCTAGAGGACGTGTACCGTCTGGCGGACATGAAGGAGGCCTCCGAATACGTGGCGGCCCTGATCCGGACGGTCAAGGACAAGCTGGACGGCGGGGACAAGGACTACAGCCTCGTCGTGAAGAAGTCGATCGACTACATCAACGCGCATTTCGCCGAAACGATCAGTTTGACTTCGCTTGCCGACCACTTCGGACTCAGCTCGGGTTACCTCAGCCGTCTGCTGCGGGCGGAGACCGGCATCAACTTCGTCGATCTGGTCGTGAAGGCGAGGATCGAAGCGGCCAAGCGTCTGCTGCGGGATCCCAGGCTCAAGGTGAACGAGGTCGGCGAGACGGTCGGTTACAAGGAGTACGCCTACTTTTACC from the Cohnella hashimotonis genome contains:
- a CDS encoding response regulator transcription factor, which translates into the protein MKMTVVVIDDKPLILQSIVRTVDWERLGCTVVGQAMDGVEGKRVIDECRPDLLITDIKIPGVSGLELAAHMHTELPYSKTILITGYQDFEFAKRAVSLGVKEIVVKPIRNDELERVIGQAVDEIAGEREETSRRAEREEAFSRLTERHQSSLPTLRSKLVSELIAGGGPDRDELAKTAAELGVTCSRCAVVIVRSKRASGAARGDGSQRIDPRLRDEVAALARAAADKRDFETIDGGVRDDLALACLFPKPLTPRELRMKLQSFCHDLVELARERRGLSCCMAVSQAYKRLEELGEAFAEASALMETSFFRTEEPVLLPAPDESGTESGRFAIVRDLETFNRMLEQSTAEEMGGHLERFLERVQLYSEGNIRVAKGLLSEICLAAARYYYRTTGDELGFGKSIDEMLEDVYRLADMKEASEYVAALIRTVKDKLDGGDKDYSLVVKKSIDYINAHFAETISLTSLADHFGLSSGYLSRLLRAETGINFVDLVVKARIEAAKRLLRDPRLKVNEVGETVGYKEYAYFYQVFKKVEGVSPKEYKNRSE